DNA from Coprobacter tertius:
CAGTTGATCGGCACCTACGTAGAAACTTTCCTCAACGTAAGCAGCTTTGAAATTAAGAAGGTCAGAAGTAGATTTTCTGAATTCTTTAATCAGTTTGGCAGGAGCATTACCTGTATTGGAGAACATGATTGCTGTCGAGCCTTTAAGACAATCATAAAGCGGAGAGTAATCGGTATCGAGACTTTCCATCGCTTTATGTAACAAGGCATTCTTAACGACAACCAGTTTTATTTCCTGTTTGAAACATGCTCGTCTGAGGGCGCTGGTTTTCTCAGCATCCAAAGCTGCGGCTTCGGTCAGGTAAAAATGACTATATTCGCCAAGAGTCGCTGCAATCTGTTCTATAACTGTGCTTTTATCTTCCTTTCTCATAATTCAATTTTTTAAATCTCGTCAACTGATTTAGGCTCGATCTTAATACCCGGGCTCATTGTACTTGAAAGATAAACACTCTTAATATATGTACCTTTAGCAGCAGTCGGTTTCAGTTTAATCAAAGCAGAAACAAACTCTTTTGCGTTATCGCGAATTTGATCGGCAGTGAAAGATACTTTACCTACAGAGGCATGTACAATACCGTTTTTATCAACTTTAAAGTCGATTTTACCTTGTTTTACTTCTTTTACAGCCTTAGCGACTTCATTGGTAACCGTACCGCTCTTAGGATTAGGCATTAAACCGCGCGGGCCTAATACACGACCTAAAGCTCCAATTTTACCCATGATAGCAGGCATCGTAATGATGACGTCGATATCGGTCCAACCACCTTTGATTTTTTCGATATATTCATCAAGGCCTACGTAGTCAGCTCCGGCAGCCTTAGCGGCTTCTTCCTGATCGGGAGTACAAAGTACCAATACCCGAGTCACTTTACCGGTACCGTGAGGAAGCGAAACAACGCCTCTCACCATCTGATTAGCTTTACGTGGGTCCACGCCTAAACGTACGTCTACATCCACCGAAGCATCGAATTTGGTATAAGTAATATCTTTTACCAACTGCGAAGCTTCTTTCAGTGAGTAGGCCTTCCCTGCTTCAATTTTGTCTAAAGCTAACTTTTGATTTTTTGTCAGTTTACCCATTTCAATTGAAGTTTATTAATTATTATCCGGGAATTCCCCACTAACGGTTATACCCATACTTCTAGCTGTACCAGCGACCATCGTCATCGCTGATTTCAATGTAAAACAGTTCAAATCGACCATTTTGTCTTCGGCAATCGCTTTTACCTGATCCCAAGTAATCGAAGCCACCTTTTTACGGTTAGGCTCTGCCGATCCGCTTTTCTGCTTAGTAGCTTCTAAAAGCTGAATAGCTACGGGAGGAGTCTTAACGATAAAATCAAAAGTTTTGTCGCTGTAATAAGTAATTACAACAGGCAATACTTTTCCGGCTTTGTCTTGAGTACGGGCATTGAATTGCTTGCAAAACTCCATAATATTAATCCCTTTCGAACCGAGAGCCGGTCCTACAGGGGGAGATGGGTTTGCTGCACCTCCTTTAATCTGTAATTTGATCTGTCCAGCAATTTCTTTAGCCATTTCTTTTTAATTTGATTTGTTATAAACCACGAAAGACAACCACACAGGCGCGTAACCTCCCGGTGTTACTCTTTCTCTACTTGCATAAAGCCCAACTCGAGCGGAGTTTTTCGCCCGAATATTTTGACCATCACTTTCAGTTTCTTCTTTTCGTTGTTCACCTCCTCGATGATACCGCTAAAACCGTTAAAAGGGCCATAATTGACCTTTACGGTTTCGCCCACGAAATAAGGAATGTTGATTTCTTCTCCCTGTTCCTCGAGTTCGTCTACCGCTCCCAACATCCGATTTACTTCAGAAGGTCTCAATGGGTCGGGACGTGTAGTACCGCCTAAAAAACCTATTACATTGGTCGTATTACGCAAACGATGAGGCACCTCTCCTACGAGAACTGCTTCAACGAAGACATAACCGGGATAAAGATTTCTTTCTTTTGTGATTTTCTTACCGTTTCTGACAGAATAAACCTTTTCGGTGGGGATTAAAACCTGGGTTACGTAATTACCAAGATCAGTATTCTTGATTTCTGCATCAAGATATTCCTTCACTTTGTTTTCTTTACCACTAATGGCACGCAATACATACCATTCTTTTTTTACCTCAGACATTTTATACCTCCCCCCTTAGAAAATTTTGCTATACAGGAAACGCATAATATGCTCAAAACATTGGTCCATCGCAAAAATAACGAGCGCTATAATCAGGGAAGCAAACATAACAACTACAGCACTATTACTCAGCTCGGACTTAGTAGGCCAAGATACCTTATAAACTAATTCGTTATAAGACTCTTTGATATTTGCAAGTATATTTTTCATCCTTTTCTGAATTTGCACGGGTCGAGAGACTCGAACTCCCGACACCTGGTTTTGGAGACCAGTGCTCTACCAACTGAGCTAGACCCGTAAATTATAGTCAGCCCCTTTTATTCAGGGGCTGACTGTAAACTATATCTGAAATA
Protein-coding regions in this window:
- the nusG gene encoding transcription termination/antitermination protein NusG, with amino-acid sequence MSEVKKEWYVLRAISGKENKVKEYLDAEIKNTDLGNYVTQVLIPTEKVYSVRNGKKITKERNLYPGYVFVEAVLVGEVPHRLRNTTNVIGFLGGTTRPDPLRPSEVNRMLGAVDELEEQGEEINIPYFVGETVKVNYGPFNGFSGIIEEVNNEKKKLKVMVKIFGRKTPLELGFMQVEKE
- the rplK gene encoding 50S ribosomal protein L11, producing MAKEIAGQIKLQIKGGAANPSPPVGPALGSKGINIMEFCKQFNARTQDKAGKVLPVVITYYSDKTFDFIVKTPPVAIQLLEATKQKSGSAEPNRKKVASITWDQVKAIAEDKMVDLNCFTLKSAMTMVAGTARSMGITVSGEFPDNN
- the rplJ gene encoding 50S ribosomal protein L10, which codes for MRKEDKSTVIEQIAATLGEYSHFYLTEAAALDAEKTSALRRACFKQEIKLVVVKNALLHKAMESLDTDYSPLYDCLKGSTAIMFSNTGNAPAKLIKEFRKSTSDLLNFKAAYVEESFYVGADQLDALVAIKSKNELIADVIALLQSPAKNVVSALQSGGSKLHGVLQTLSER
- the secE gene encoding preprotein translocase subunit SecE — translated: MKNILANIKESYNELVYKVSWPTKSELSNSAVVVMFASLIIALVIFAMDQCFEHIMRFLYSKIF
- the rplA gene encoding 50S ribosomal protein L1, with the protein product MGKLTKNQKLALDKIEAGKAYSLKEASQLVKDITYTKFDASVDVDVRLGVDPRKANQMVRGVVSLPHGTGKVTRVLVLCTPDQEEAAKAAGADYVGLDEYIEKIKGGWTDIDVIITMPAIMGKIGALGRVLGPRGLMPNPKSGTVTNEVAKAVKEVKQGKIDFKVDKNGIVHASVGKVSFTADQIRDNAKEFVSALIKLKPTAAKGTYIKSVYLSSTMSPGIKIEPKSVDEI